Proteins found in one Canis lupus baileyi chromosome 18, mCanLup2.hap1, whole genome shotgun sequence genomic segment:
- the TWIST1 gene encoding twist-related protein 1: MMQDVSSSPVSPADDSLSNSEEEPDRQQPPSGKRGGRKRRSSRRSAGGGAGPGGAAGGGVGGGDEPGSPAQGKRGKKSAGGGGGGGGGAGGGGGGGGSSSGGGSPQSYEELQTQRVMANVRERQRTQSLNEAFAALRKIIPTLPSDKLSKIQTLKLAARYIDFLYQVLQSDELDSKMASCSYVAHERLSYAFSVWRMEGAWSMSASH, from the coding sequence ATGATGCAGGACGTGTCCAGCTCGCCAGTCTCGCCGGCCGACGACAGCCTGAGCAACAGCGAGGAGGAGCCGGACCGGCAGCAGCCGCCGAGCGGCAAGCGCGGGGGGCGCAAGCGGCGCAGCAGCCGGcgcagcgcgggcggcggcgcggggcccggcggggccgcgggcgggggcgtcGGAGGCGGCGACGAGCCGGGCAGCCCGGCCCAGGGCAAGCGCGGCAAGAAAtctgcgggcggcggcggcggcggcggcggcggggcgggcggcggcggcggcggcggcggcagcagcagcggcggcgggaGCCCGCAGTCGTACGAGGAGCTGCAGACGCAGCGGGTCATGGCCAACGTGCGGGAGCGCCAGCGCACGCAGTCGCTCAACGAGGCGTTCGCCGCGCTGCGGAAGATCATCCCCACGCTGCCCTCGGATAAGCTGAGCAAGATCCAGACGCTCAAGTTGGCGGCCAGGTACATCGACTTCCTCTACCAGGTCCTCCAGAGCGACGAGCTGGACTCCAAGATGGCAAGCTGCAGCTATGTGGCCCACGAGCGGCTCAGCTACGCCTTCTCGGTCTGGAGGATGGAGGGGGCCTGGTCCATGTCCGCGTCCCACTAG